The genomic interval CAGAGGAAGATCGAAAGCGGAAGTCTGAGAAGGAGAGCCCACAACACGAGCCCAAGAGACTCCTGGGATTGTTGAGGAAGGATCAGGAGGTTTCAAAGGAGGTTGTGAAGGAGGCTTCCGAGAGGGAGCTGAAGAACTCATGGTTTTGGAAAACGGAAATGGTTTTCCCCCCCAGAGCTTGGGTTTGCTCGTCAATCCAACTCAAATTTTCAATCATGCTCAGCCCTCCTTGCAAGCAAACCAACGACAGTCCACTACATTATGATATGATACACAACTTTCCCCTCAGAAAACAGGCAAGAAAAGCTAATAAACAATGATGCGCTAATCAAACAAAACAGTAATTTTGGCAATGAAGAAAACCAATTACATAAACATAatgcaaaaacaataatatcaaaCTCTTTGTACAAATTACATATATTAGCTCGCAAACTATGTCATTTACCTCAGCACATATCAACAACATTCTTTCACCCTTTTCCAACTTCCCATCTATACATATGAACAGAGTAAATAACTAacatgggaaaaaaataccaaggATGAGCAAGAAGTAATATAGAATGAAAATGAACGaggaaaagaatgaaagaaCAAGGAAGAAGCAGATTTGTAACACAGTTGAGATACGATACATTACATCCAGGTAAGGGGTGGCGCATTAGTCCTTGCTCGAGCCTCTGCCAATGAAACAGCCATGGCTAGCATCATTTGCTCATCAAAGCTCTCAGGAGGCAGGTGGTCCACAGCCATATCATTCGTTGCTGGAAGTGGTGATACCACATTGAATCCACCAGCTGCATTCCTGGCCATGGAATGGACTTCAGATTCATGGTCCATTTCCCAGTTACCGTCTTCCCTGCAAGATAAGCTCCCGCTATCAAGTGGTGCTTCTGTCCACCTCTCTGGAGGATGGTCTGTCACTCGTGCTCTATCTACTCTGCTGGCTGATTCAGAAGGTTCAGCTCTTAGATGCTGACGCTCTGCGAGTGCGGCAACTGCAAGAGCCAGCCCAccagaaggagaagaagcttcTCTGCCTGGCACTGAGTGCAACTGTGAAGATACAGGCAAAGTATGATGTCTTTGGTTTTCAGGCTCCTGTTCAAGTCCATATGGTGAATCACATTAGCACAAGTATAGAAAAGGATAATCTTCAGGCACAGGcaattcttatatatatttgtggtaTTCGCGAACTAAAGTAGTTTGGAGCTTCACAaaaggaaattataaaaattaaataaatatccatGATTTGAAATCCGCCCTTTGTGTGATTGTTCTAAATTCAGAAAACAAActgaaaatttaaaagtttaagcAAACGTGAAACggagaaagaaaacattgaaaataGAAAGCTAACTCCCAAGCTACTAATAACACCCATTACACATACTGGAGTTTGGATATCTGTTGGTGACAGGAAAAGTCAGATGGCAGACCAAATAAAACTTGAACTTCAAAAACACAAGACCCGATCACATCTTCAAGCACAAAGAAACAAGAGCAAAAGATAAATTGTTCTCAAAGAATAACAAGTGTCGGATAACAAAATTAGCTCTATAAACCATAGAATGAGGAAACTTAATCCAGTGGTGACTTTTAAAATATTCGTATATTTAACATTCTAGATCGTAAATGACTTCGAAATATCTCAGCTATGTTTGGCTTCTTTGTTGCTCACACAATGCTTCACTCAGAAGTTGCATATGAAATCAAATTATGATGCATTTATATGTCTCACTCCCTCCTCATTGTATTGGTAAGAAATGAGAAAGGTGAGAACTATGACTTGTTACAACCCTAAGTTACATGTGCAAGCTAATAGGTAAGCATGAGATAGGCCGTTAATTGAATCACGTGGCTGGGTGGCTTTCAACCCCAAACCATAACTGAGTGGATGAGTAAATTGTTGAGTACCCAATTATCCTTTGAACATTATTAACACCCTAAGTTGAGTTCAATTCATTTTCATCTTTAATCCTTCTTCCAAAACCTAGCTATTTGTGATCTGCATCTCCTTTTCATTGAAAGAGTGCCAGGTTCTTTGCGTCATGTATGCATGgctgtaaaaaaataaactttgtATTCCACTAATTAATACAGCAAGTTGATTTCAGTTTTGAGGCCTTCACTCAGCTTAATCCCAAATTTATTGTTTCTTGTTCCTTTCCcactttttattctttttaaaattcatgttaattaattgattat from Dioscorea cayenensis subsp. rotundata cultivar TDr96_F1 unplaced genomic scaffold, TDr96_F1_v2_PseudoChromosome.rev07_lg8_w22 25.fasta BLBR01000751.1, whole genome shotgun sequence carries:
- the LOC120254933 gene encoding E3 ubiquitin-protein ligase DA2-like, whose product is MSLSLKGHQLRQRAEDSHIPRYNRDDGFEMGLEDLMVMEAIWLSIQEPENQRHHTLPVSSQLHSVPGREASSPSGGLALAVAALAERQHLRAEPSESASRVDRARVTDHPPERWTEAPLDSGSLSCREDGNWEMDHESEVHSMARNAAGGFNVVSPLPATNDMAVDHLPPESFDEQMMLAMAVSLAEARARTNAPPLTWM